The following nucleotide sequence is from Thermodesulfobacteriota bacterium.
TACCATTGTAGTAATAAATGGTCTCCCGCGTCGGGTGTAAGCCGTAGAAAAAGCCGTTTATCTTTTCTGAAAACCCTTTAAAGGCATCGCTGATGGTGTGTTTGCCTTTAACGGGACAAGGGTAAGGACAGGCCTGTGCTGAGGATTTATATCCGAACATTTTAACCAGATCATTATAGTGAGCCGGGCTGTGCCTGGACGATGGCGTGCCGTGAAAAATACAGGGATCACCTGCGCTGCAACCGGATATTTGTTTGAAGAACAGAAGCACATCATCCAGGAAGGTATTAATCATGATCGCGGGCGATACAGGCGGGTCGCCTACCACCTTACCGGTCAGGATCTCTATGTCCGCGGAGCTGAATAATTTGTCCAGCCAGTAAAAATAGTTAATCAGGTCTATATCCGCAGCCCCTTTTTCTGTCTCTACTTTGACGGCAAATTCCTCGTCACTATCGATAAAATAAATCAGGGTCTTTTCCGGATGGGTTTTTAGATACCTGTTTATCCATAAGTAGGCTATGTTTCGGGTGACAGAGGCCCCTTTGTGCGGCCGTACGCCGTCAGCACAGTCTCCTATGATATGTTTTAAGTCTTTCCGGAGGCTCTCCGGAATTTCGCTTGCCACGCCGGATTGTTCGGCAAGGCCTATATAATGTGTGCGGAGTCCGGCCCTGGTTATATCCCCGGCCATGGCCTTGTGGGCATTGATATTTGCCCTATCTTTGCTGTCGTCGATAATCAGTGCGCTGATCTTGGCATAGGCCTGCGTTCCGGTTATATCGTCAACTGTTTTCCCTCCATAGCCGAAATCGGCGCACTGCCGCAATATACTCTCCAGACAATTTTTGAGCATAACAGGCCGGTCGGCTACGGGTATGACGACCAGAAACGAGTGGCGTTCAACGGTATTTTGCAGGGCCAGTAAATTTTCCAGTTCCTTAAATATGTCTTTATGTAAGGTTAATAAACCCGGTTTAAATCCAGTCTCCGCCATGTATTTTTCAAGGGCGAGTAAGGCCCCTTCATAGACGATAGCGATTGGTCTTATGTTTCGGCAAACCCCGCTATTACTATTCAGTCCATCGGTCAGCGAACAAAATTTATCCGCAAGGGCCGAAATAGCCATATCGCCGGCCCTTTCCTTAAAAAGGATATTTATATTCTTAAAAAGGGTTTTCTGAGACAAAATCGGCTCCATAAGTTGTTTTTGTCACAGGTGTCTATCTTCCCGACGAGTACGTGGGAAATCCATCCTTGTTCATCATGACTTCGATGAGGTTAATCCCATTTGGAAAATCTGTCTGTTCAATGACCATATCGGCCTCACTGTTTGAGGCCACCCTCCCGTAATTAATGCCGAATGCCTTGGCCAGACAGGCGTAATCGGGATTTATGAAGTCACAGGCTATGTACCGGCCACTATAGTTATAGTATTGATTTTTCCTGACCAGGCCCAGAGATGAGTTATTAAGAAGAATGACTGTGACCGGTATCTGATAATTAACCGCCGTCATAAGCTCCATGCAACACATCTGGAATCCGCCGTCACCCAGAATGGCGAGGGTTGGTTTGGAGGCGCTGAGTTTGGCTCCTATAGCCGCCGGGACCGCGTGCCCTAGAGATGAAATGCCTGAATTTGGGAAGTAACACCGGTTCTTTGTAAGGTTAACGTAGTGCTGCATGTATATGATGTTATCGTCAAAGATAACAGCATTACCGTTCAGATGTTCGTGGAGTCCGGCAAGGAAGTAGCTGATCAATGAAAAATCCTCATCATTCAGCGTAGAGTGGCTGTATTGGTCCCGGTAATAGGGGAGATAAGAGGTATCCTTAGGTTCTATGGGGTTGGCCTTAAGGGCTTCTTCCAATTTATTTAAGACTTTCTTTATGTCGCAGCAAATAGCCAGATCGGCTTCAAAGGTTTTTTCCAGTTGGGCTGGATTGATGTCCACCTGGATAATCTTCTTCCCGTTTAATAGGGCAGGCTTCCAGTTGTAGCTCGTCCTTTCTCCGAAACTGACCCCAAGAAAGATAAGAAGGTCGGCTTTCTCGGTCAGGTAGCGATAAGCCAATTCTTTAGACGTTATACCCAGGACGCCCAAAGATAAATCGTTAGTTTCTGGAATGACTCCCCGCGCCTTGAGGCTGGTAGTCACCGGGATATTTAGCCGGGCACAAAAATTAGATATCTCTCCCTCGGCCAGAGAAGACACACAGCCGTAACCGGCAATAATAACGGGATACTCTGCCTTCCTCACCAATTCCAATATGCCCTCTAAGGGAATGGCACAGTCTTCGGCCGAACTCCTGCTTTTGCCGGTTTCTATATCTTCGAGGATATCAGCATCTACCTTTTCACGAAGGACGTTATAAGGAAAGCTCAACAGGACCGGGCCGGGTACAGCAGCATAAAGGGCACTGGTAGCGGATCTCAAGACATGCGGTAAGTAGTCGATTCGCTGGACGAGCTTATGATATTTTGTGACTCCTCTAAATATATAATTTTGATTAACGGCAGTGCCTTCGCCTGAACTTTCCTGTAAGGCCCCTTTGCCGAATGAATAGGTGGGGGTCTCCCCGGTAATAGCCAGGACAGGCGTGCCGTTCATGAAGGCGTTGGCTATCCCGGTTACCAGATTTGTGGCTCCGGGGCCGGTGGTGGCGATACAGACGCCTATTTTGCCCGAGCACCGCGCATAACCGCTGGCCATAAAAGCCGCGCCCTGCTCATGTTTCGTCAATATGGTCTTGATATCGGAGTCATAGAGTTTATCAAATACGGGCAGGATATGGGCTCCCGGGATTCCGAATACATGCCTGACACCCAGTTTTTGCAAATAGCGAACAACCAGTTCACCAACTGTAATATCCATATATCAACTGCCCTTTACGCGCATTCTCC
It contains:
- a CDS encoding thiamine pyrophosphate-binding protein, which encodes MDITVGELVVRYLQKLGVRHVFGIPGAHILPVFDKLYDSDIKTILTKHEQGAAFMASGYARCSGKIGVCIATTGPGATNLVTGIANAFMNGTPVLAITGETPTYSFGKGALQESSGEGTAVNQNYIFRGVTKYHKLVQRIDYLPHVLRSATSALYAAVPGPVLLSFPYNVLREKVDADILEDIETGKSRSSAEDCAIPLEGILELVRKAEYPVIIAGYGCVSSLAEGEISNFCARLNIPVTTSLKARGVIPETNDLSLGVLGITSKELAYRYLTEKADLLIFLGVSFGERTSYNWKPALLNGKKIIQVDINPAQLEKTFEADLAICCDIKKVLNKLEEALKANPIEPKDTSYLPYYRDQYSHSTLNDEDFSLISYFLAGLHEHLNGNAVIFDDNIIYMQHYVNLTKNRCYFPNSGISSLGHAVPAAIGAKLSASKPTLAILGDGGFQMCCMELMTAVNYQIPVTVILLNNSSLGLVRKNQYYNYSGRYIACDFINPDYACLAKAFGINYGRVASNSEADMVIEQTDFPNGINLIEVMMNKDGFPTYSSGR